CAATTATGCCGCtgatatttacaaaaactGTGATtgtattctaaaaaaaaaaatggaacgGGATCTCCTTACCTTTATCCTCTCGTAAATCACTTTTATCACGTAATAATACTATTTAGTATCCactaaaataacatttcaatttgACCGCCAAAGTGTGTATTAGAAAATGTGGCACCAAGCTGTCAATTTATGATAAGTAAAAAAGTGAACTGTCATATTGTGAAAGCTTGCGTTCAAAAactaagataaatatttttaacacctattaaaagtaaaaaatactgtATTTGAGTTACcgtttagaaattatttaaggACGAAAACACCGATGTATATATACATCATCATGCATTTAAGGGTTAAATATCAACATATAAGTCAATAGTAAAAACATCGTATTGgggttatattttgttaataataaataatatttatttattcatttggAGATCTTACAGAAACAATTAAACCCgtgaaatatatatattaatgacATACAATGGTAACATTAACAATTGTTTCCTCTACGTCTCACAGTGaacataaatagaaaaagtataaaaaaaaaactcacttGTACAATAATTGATATCTGTTGCAAGGAAACcaaatacttaaaactaacacagatttctgaaatattaaactaaggGAAAGCATTAACTAAGCATGTACATTATCCAacattagaaaaattatacatataattggcTAATTGTACATTTGAAACAATTGAATAGTGAATAGAACAATAAttctacatttttaatatgaatagtCATGATTTAAATATCAACGGTTGCAGTTTTTaaggttatattttatgctgtatattattattcaaggTGACCCTACAGATAGGATGACcaagatttataaataacttaggTTTTTACCATTGGAttctgttataaaattaacttcaATGAGTATCCCATTCTTTTTTCTGTTAAAAAtgatacttaattattattcttaaagGCTCAGGACctatttgtgtaataatgaccttattgttttatcatgtcattcctatttataatttactagctttgcCTCGCCGTTTCACCCGGATTGCTACGTTCCTGTTGGTgatagcgtgatgatataatatatcaataggctatattatagcctataatagccttcctcgataaatgggctatctaacaccgaaagaatttttcaaatcggacccgtagttcctgagactcgcgcattcaaacaaacacactcttcagctttataatattagtatagataatgtattaataattaatagtatggatttaagACAATGTGGGCAAAGTGatgtgtaaaaaaatacttaaaaactgtgtttaaactttaataactCAAAATCAATGTGAAAGACAATCAAATAcactaatatatttatatttatagaaacaaATAGAAAATGTTAGATAATAGAGTAGATTTTTGCAAAAATCATTTACATGGAGAGATTTAAATCTTTCCATTGCAATGCATAGATAAATAAAGCATTGTTTTGCGCATTcgcttataaaatttaaatttcaaatgcaGAATATAAGagttaatcactacatagaataaaacaaagtcgctttctctatccctatgtccctttatatgcttaaatctttaaaactacgcaacggattttgatgcggttttttttaatagatagagtgattcaagaggtagatttttgtatataatttattaggttttagacaaagtgggcgaagattctattattaattaattaatataaacattcttaatattataaatctttttcAGACAATGTCGTCAGACATTGACATCGAGGAGCACAACGTGTTCGACCATCCGAAGATAAAGACAATATTTCCGGACATTTCGTGTATAAAGACAGAAATTGTGGACATAGATGATGAGGGTGAGTACatccatatatatatatattttactaggtGTGCTGTACGGTTTTATCCACATTCcctcgctcctgttggtctaagcgtgatgatatatagcctatagccttcctcgatgaatgggctatctaacactgctatattttttctaattagaccagtagttcctgagattagcgcattcaaacaaacaaacttttcagctctataatcttaatatatataaatctcgtgtcacaatgtttgtcctcaatggactcctaaaccacttaaccgattataataaaattcgcacaccatgtgcacttcgatccaacttgagagataggatagtttaaatctcaaatcgttttagagaaagcgggcgaagccgcgggcggtaagctagtattagtatagatacttATTTCACACTGATAATAACCATCTTTATGTAATTTGCATGCAATAGGTCTTATCTTAAAACAGTTTGTacactttatataatattaagtaatttttacaCCCAAGCTATAATGATGTCCTGGCAGGAAAATATTAGCCTTATCATATCCTGTCCTATcctgttaatattattaatgcgaaagtttgtgaagaagtgtgtgtgtttgttactctttcacgcaaatactactgaaccgattacaatgaaatttagcacacgtaTAGAGgttaacttggattaacacacaggatcggttttatcccggaaatcccacgggaatgtgaattatgcgggttttctttggaaacgcgggcgaagccgcgggagaAAGTtagtatcataatatattagatttagACTGTAGTTACATGCATTGTGTTTAATTCCTGTGGTATTAGTTGTcccacgcggtttcacctgcggACAAACTTTTATAGTTAGCTTATGTGTTATTCTGGTTACATAAACTACGTAACTGCAaagtattatcaaaatacGTTCAGTGTTTTTTCCTTGAAAgagtctaataataataattgtattaaaatatagttattaaagtaattattaagtttgaccgcctccttggtacagtggttgatgcgtgagcgtagaaccgaggggcctgggttcgattcccggtggagacgaaggaaagaaaatgtctcggtctggcaggacatagaaggctgatcacctacttgtccctaaagaaaatcgatcagtgaaacagatgtatgcaaaATGCACTTGCCTCTTACCCAACTTGGGGACATGGACTTCACTTTTTCACacttttttaaagtatttcatAACAATATTCGAGTTATCTATACGTACATGAAaacaaaactattaaaaaacacattaaTTATCGCATAATGTTAAAGAATGTAAACAATATTACTTGCATCatgtttatacaaaaatgtttataaaagcGGAAAGAGATTATGATAGCAAATTGGATGACCATTTCCTTTAAATTTGCgctatcataaatatttttatgtttttttttattagagctcttattatttattacgttccacattttttataaaattaaagcaactatggagtttcttgcccgttcttctccatagatactgctttccgaatcggtggtaaatgtttaaatatgttatgacgattcaaaagtgcttctataCCTACACCCTGGTTTCGCACggatattatattcaattcaaAAAACTGTTTCTTTGCTAAgtgaattattgttattagaCTGCTGCTCAATAGTAAATACTAGGAATACAAtcttaataaacaaaaaaacgaCATGCATGCTATGTCAAAGCCACACCTCCACCCGTCtcagtggggagcgtgaggttttttcgttacggaatttctcgattcggtccccgcgcgcaaggcccgcgatagtagctatgcaatagcttaaaaatcaTTCCTATCATTTaatgcacgcctcataagcgaagcgttgaggtgggtactactgtcacttcgcgcaaaacatctgatttttcaaacttaaaatgtcgttatgtatcatacattgcacttgtaagataatacatacacacacatattaagaaaaaacactatttttaacattcatgatatttttgatgtcatttttgttatttaaactagttaaaaaacagtttaaaaaagttctgtcttggacgtccgtgtgtctgtatgtgcggaggattttcttgttaacacgatagcgaccgaaatactttactaatcgagtcttttttttctcttacgcttgagtatgctcaggaatagaaccctttcatttttcagggtctgattcgatgtggtttcatcatcatcatcacatCACTGTCAGCCTACACTCCCCACGCCACGCCACGCCacaaaaatatcgactgttctccataattttagtatatctatatatattatttatttacaccgtattcataaatatctacatacttatattatatacacctttataaataatcaattttattgtaaaggatgagattatgaggcgtgcacttttggattttccaaactttttttaataatatcctCATCTAAAATCTTATGCTTGTCACAGGCAGGAAAATACATATactataggtattttatactAATTCTTCTTGTTTAGGcgcattgagagtaaaatttcaaggtcgcgtcatgggaATAcagtaacgtcatggagtggTGCGACTTTGGTATCATTATTCATTACAATGATCtttccaaagaagtttcactttagataggtgtgctcggcacacaatATGCTCTTTTTTATCTACTTGAATGTCCATTCtctgtataaaataactatcttcattattattaatttattcattgtacGTTTCAGAAATGCCAGAATACGCGGATGACAATGATAACCTAGAAGAAATGTATCTAGGCGAAGACACAGATAGGTTCGACGGAATCAATGCAAACAATAGCATCGATGAACATGAAGAGATAAATGACATACATCTAATAGATACAACGAGCTTTCACCACGTGTCGCAGAATAAAATAATCCTAGGAACGAAACCTGTGCCTGAAAGAGATCCTTATACCGCACATGTGTCGTTAAAAGACTGGAAATATTTTCTCAACAAACATAAGTTCTACTGCCAAGAATGTATGATACTTTTCCCTACGCAGAACACGATAGATGCTCACAGAATGGCCGCTCATTCGTTACTTATAGCAGTGCAAGAGTATGATAATTTGTTTGAAGATAGTGCGGAACCACCGAGAGTTAATAAGGCCAAGAAAAGTACAACTAAAAATGTCGCCATGTTGAATTACAGTGGGTTTAGACATAACAAAGCCGTAAAAAGTACGGCAAAAGTGAGAACAGAAGTGTTTAGTGTTAGCGAGCAAAGTGCGTCGAACGTACTCGGTATGGTGAACCTAAAAAAGTGTCCGGTTTGCAAGTGTTACTATTCAAGCGAGAGACATATACAGGGTCACTTTATAAAGAACCACGGGACTAGTGATTTGACCCCAATCAATGAGTGTTTTAACGGACAGTGCGCGTTTTGCCTTTACAAAACGATTAACAtcaaaatgtacaattttCACCTTCAACACgtgcataataaaatatttaggaaGTTATATACGCAGAAATATGCCTGCTCTGAGCATGACTTGACGTTCACATCAGCAAATGCGCTGAACATACATAAAGTAGCTGCGCACATGCCTATTAAAGTACCCTCCACGCTTTATACTGGTGTCGTGCCAAAGGAGATTTTGTTCAAATGTGACAAGTGCCCGTTACATTTTCTCGCTAGTTGCGCGGCGTTCTCACACTCCGTACGATGCCTTCAATCGGCAGTCGAATGGACGTGTGCCTTGTGTAAACGCGCCTTTAGATCGTCAGACAAACTAAAGCATAAGGTACAACACAGGCTGTTTAAGAAATTCAATGTTATAACCGTCACGCATGATTTGACGAAGCGTGTAGTGTGTAAATGCCCTAAATGTGGTATACTATTCAGTGAAAGAACATTTTGGAGGTGTCACTCGATACAATGCGATAAGACGGTGTCGAAACGGTGTGAAATATGCGGTTTGAAAATTGAACGTTCTTCCGTGTTAAAACATGACAGAATGCACGCggaaaatttgaaaattttgacAATCGAATTTGTCTCCGGCCACATGGATTTGAATACACAAGTGACAGTCAAAAAGAGCGCGAGTGCAGAGTATAGGATGCCTAAAATTGAGTATAAAAGTCCAGTTAAATCGGAGTATATAACTCCGACTACTATCGAATATAGAAACGGGAACATTTTGTACTATTGCAACTCGTGCAAGACGTATTGTCATTCCAAAACGCAGTTCCATTTAACGGGAGCGTGTTCTGATATGACTTGTGTGAAACGGCGCACTTGTAAAATATGTGGTCTGTGCTTCACGATTAAAACCTTCCCGACTCATGTTGCTAGAGAACACAAAGAGAAGAATTTCAAATTGAGCAACATTCAGTTTTTGGATCTACAAACGGAACGGAGAATCACTCCACCGCTGCCAGAGTGGAAAAAGTGCTTGGAGTGTAACATAAATTTCGTCGGTCAAAGAGCGCTGAGTAAACATAACTGTTTTGAAGAGAAGTTCAAGATTTGTGCCCAATGTGACGAAGGTTTTAGTGACTTGGCATACAAGCTGCACGCTCCGTTTCACGCTTTTAATACGCAGCAGGAAGAGGAGGTCGAAATAAATCAAGAGGTCGAAATACCggatttacttaaaaaatacgaatcaaTGCAATCCTTATGGAACATTATTTATCTGTGCCAAGTGTGCGATATAGTTTACGATAATTACGACAAAGTGATAGAGCACTGTCAGGATCATTTTTGCAATATGGAGAGTTTCGATGTTAAAATCGAAAAGTGCTATGTATGCAATTTGCAATTTGACGAAGCGTCGTATAAAAATCATGCGGACATTCATTTGAATCCTGTAAAGAAGAGTTCCTTTCAAATACTCAAATTTAACTATGAAAATCTTCTAAATGATGCGTGGTTTGATATATTCAAGCCGATAACGGAAGAGCAAAGAGGCCATATATTAGCTAAAAGCGCGTATAATATAGAGAGAGCTATAAGATTTAAGCTAGAAATAGACGGTTTTTCCAACAGTACGATGTTTAAATGCaacatttgtaaaaatataattgatagAGATTGTGTGGTGGAACACGCGAAGAATCAAGATGCGTGCGAAGAGAGTAAGCCAAGGTTTGCGTGCTCATACTGCCATTTGGTGTTTCagaataaaaacacaaaacttGCACACGAACGCGATCATAATACCAATAGATTTAAGGAGAATTCTATTCGTCTAGTTACCTTTAATGACGTGAACGATTTTTCGACAAATTTCGTAATGTGCAACCTGCCCAGAAAGGACAGTTTGAAATTCAACTGGTGTCAAGAGTGTAGTCTCTTGATCAAGAAGCAAGACTACAATAAGCACCTACTGAAACATAAGCCTAAAAAGGTGACATATGCCATAAAGAAAGGGATTAAGCAGAAACTATATGATGTATACCAATGTATGCATTGTAAAGGAACAGTTTTTAATTCGGTCAATCTCAAACGACATAAATGTCCGACGCGCACGTCACCTATGCTGTACAAAGTGTGCAAACTCTGTAATTTGAAAATTAGAAAGTCCTTCCTTGCGAAACATTACGCATTTCATAAAATGAAACCCAGcttcaataaaaatacgatCAGCGTAATACCTTTTGATAATGAAAGAAGTGACTCGCCAAACGAGCAAAGCGAAGAGCCTGCGCCGAAGAGAGATAAGGATATATTATTGACACTATATCAATGTCAGAAATGTAAAGCATGCGTTAGCAGTTCATCAAAACGAAAGAACCACTCATGTGTGAAAGACAAGCAATTCCTAGTCCCCTGCCCTGTATGTAAAGTACTCTTCCGTAGGGTAAAGTTTAGTCTTCACGAGAACATACACAAACAAAATCCAGGCATGACCAAAGCGAATGTAATGGTAGTGAAATACAATCTTTGGCCAGACCAAacgtgtaaacgaaaactagACGAGATCGCAACGCCTCGTAAGAAGATCAAAACTGAATCGAATACAGTGGCCGAAGACCCCCTAGTGCGTTATTATGGAAGAATGCCTGTGTTATACAAGTGTGCCTGTAATTTACTGTTTGAGAATAGACTTAATTTGGCTGAGCATATGCAAATATGTGAAAGTGACCGTAACCCCGTCATTTGCAAGCTATGCGGATTGCAGTTCCACAAAGAAGATATACAGAGACATAACGAATTGGACAATTTATGTGCggaaaataagttttatttggTTGGCACAGTTGTTGTTAACAACCAACACACACACGACCCTGACCATTGGATAGCCAACTGCTCTCAGTGTAACCTATATTACATGAATGTCAAaggtataaaaatacacatgGCAAAAGGTCACTTGAAACGGATGATTCGCGTTTGCACAGAGTGTAATGTGCGAATCCCTCAAAAGCGCTTTAGGGAACACGTGGTCAAACATCACGAAACAATGAAACTCACTGTATCAGAGCTTAATATAGAAAGTTTTGGTGCCATGTCCACCTCTGATTTGGTAAATTTGAGAATTGGTCCTTCGATTGAGTTAAGTACTAGTAGTGTGAAAGAGGAATTCGAATCCGCGATACTATACAAGTGTTCGGATTGTGACTTGCACTTTACGCAGCGGAAAACACTTTATTATCATTACGAAAGAAATCAGCATGATCATAAAAGGTTTCCCTGCAAGTATTGCGGGCTGAATTTCACACAGATCGTATTGAGGCGGCATGACGCGTCAGAACATACGATAAATGATTTCAAAATTGTAGTCGTCTCTGATCCTAAAGAAAGACCGATAAAAAGGGAGTCACAGGACTCGTCGtctaattatagttttgaaaGTATCCCAGTTAAAACCGAAAGGATACCGACGCCGGTGAAGGTTCCTAAGGAGAAGCCCAAAAATGTTGAAGGCATATTCGATGTTTCTGAGCTCAAACGTAAATATCACACAGCTGAAGAGAGTCGTATAATTCGGAAATTGTCTACAACTCCTATACAAAAACTTAAGATGATCTACCAGTGCGAAGTATGCAAGTTAAGTTTCCTGCACGAAGATACAATAGGCAAACACATGAGCGCAGGAACGCATGGTTCAAAATGTATGCCCTGTTTACAATGCGGACTGCTTTTTACAAAACTGAGCTTACAAAGACATACATTTATGCACCATGATATCCTAAAATTAAAACCGGTAGACTTTAAAATGAGAATATATACATCGGAAACGTATTTCTACGATGTAGACAGTTTACCTTTAAGCGTGGAAAATACCGCGAAAATGCCTTCTTCGAGCGAAGCTACGAAAATAGTCATAGAGCAAGAAATTCCGCCGGTTATTAAAACAGAGGCGCCAACGTTGTTTAAATGTGCAAACTGCGATGTTTATTTCACATCCTACGATATGTGTTGGGAGCATACTAACAACCACACGCCTTTAGATTCCACAGAATATATAGGCTGTAAAATATGTGACCTACAACTGCTTTGTGAATGTCTTGGTGTTCACATGAGAGGGCATAGAGAAAACACCTTTGATATAGACAAAGTAGTTGTCACGGAGTTTCAACCTCAAGAAAATGAAATGCCAGTAATGAATACGTATTTGGCTGCGGAGAAATTAAAGTCCAAATTGATTAGTACTACAACAGATTGCGGGAACGAAGACTGATTTAGATTGACGACTAATTTTCTTTGCTGTTTTGGCCTCAGTGATAGAATATTTGTTTTCTATAAGTGTCTTAAGCGCTGTTAAGATTTTCTAGAACTagattctattattattaataatacatttggTAATGTATAAAAACCTGAATTAAATAGTCACGAATTTAAATCCAACTCAATCCAGtgttaaaaatgattaaaataatttaaaaaatacaatgctATGTAACATATGGAAAAGCTTTCGCTTAtgatttttaagtaatttgatgtttaaagaatatttgtatcaatgtttttaaaatatttttaaaatgattataatatgtctgaccaacataatatttgaaatcgaAGCTTTGACGtactattcatataaaaaaatagtcaaTTACGATCAAAAATCGTCCAAAGCAAATGTCTGCCTATTCGTCTATTAAGCAGAGTTTTCTAATGAGCGTTTACTACGACTTTGAACATTACTGCCACGAAATAAGGTGCTAATTTgcttgaatatattttatattgttcgGACATTTTTGTAGACCTTTTAGTAAGAGGTTCTAAGTCTagccctactaatattataaatgcgaaagtttgtgaggatgtatattaaatatgtttgttactcccACGGAAAAACCACTGAACGAATTTTAGTAAGATTTAACAGTGATGTAGCTTATATGATAAgctatgttatattatgttgctTTTGCCTGTGGTTTCGTCTGCGCTTGTATTAGCTTTACCTGTGTGTTTGTAAGTGTGATtcctttagactcgattttgaacCATTTTAaatggacagatttaattGAAACTTT
The Colias croceus chromosome 30, ilColCroc2.1 genome window above contains:
- the LOC123704750 gene encoding zinc finger protein 91-like translates to MSSDIDIEEHNVFDHPKIKTIFPDISCIKTEIVDIDDEEMPEYADDNDNLEEMYLGEDTDRFDGINANNSIDEHEEINDIHLIDTTSFHHVSQNKIILGTKPVPERDPYTAHVSLKDWKYFLNKHKFYCQECMILFPTQNTIDAHRMAAHSLLIAVQEYDNLFEDSAEPPRVNKAKKSTTKNVAMLNYSGFRHNKAVKSTAKVRTEVFSVSEQSASNVLGMVNLKKCPVCKCYYSSERHIQGHFIKNHGTSDLTPINECFNGQCAFCLYKTINIKMYNFHLQHVHNKIFRKLYTQKYACSEHDLTFTSANALNIHKVAAHMPIKVPSTLYTGVVPKEILFKCDKCPLHFLASCAAFSHSVRCLQSAVEWTCALCKRAFRSSDKLKHKVQHRLFKKFNVITVTHDLTKRVVCKCPKCGILFSERTFWRCHSIQCDKTVSKRCEICGLKIERSSVLKHDRMHAENLKILTIEFVSGHMDLNTQVTVKKSASAEYRMPKIEYKSPVKSEYITPTTIEYRNGNILYYCNSCKTYCHSKTQFHLTGACSDMTCVKRRTCKICGLCFTIKTFPTHVAREHKEKNFKLSNIQFLDLQTERRITPPLPEWKKCLECNINFVGQRALSKHNCFEEKFKICAQCDEGFSDLAYKLHAPFHAFNTQQEEEVEINQEVEIPDLLKKYESMQSLWNIIYLCQVCDIVYDNYDKVIEHCQDHFCNMESFDVKIEKCYVCNLQFDEASYKNHADIHLNPVKKSSFQILKFNYENLLNDAWFDIFKPITEEQRGHILAKSAYNIERAIRFKLEIDGFSNSTMFKCNICKNIIDRDCVVEHAKNQDACEESKPRFACSYCHLVFQNKNTKLAHERDHNTNRFKENSIRLVTFNDVNDFSTNFVMCNLPRKDSLKFNWCQECSLLIKKQDYNKHLLKHKPKKVTYAIKKGIKQKLYDVYQCMHCKGTVFNSVNLKRHKCPTRTSPMLYKVCKLCNLKIRKSFLAKHYAFHKMKPSFNKNTISVIPFDNERSDSPNEQSEEPAPKRDKDILLTLYQCQKCKACVSSSSKRKNHSCVKDKQFLVPCPVCKVLFRRVKFSLHENIHKQNPGMTKANVMVVKYNLWPDQTCKRKLDEIATPRKKIKTESNTVAEDPLVRYYGRMPVLYKCACNLLFENRLNLAEHMQICESDRNPVICKLCGLQFHKEDIQRHNELDNLCAENKFYLVGTVVVNNQHTHDPDHWIANCSQCNLYYMNVKGIKIHMAKGHLKRMIRVCTECNVRIPQKRFREHVVKHHETMKLTVSELNIESFGAMSTSDLVNLRIGPSIELSTSSVKEEFESAILYKCSDCDLHFTQRKTLYYHYERNQHDHKRFPCKYCGLNFTQIVLRRHDASEHTINDFKIVVVSDPKERPIKRESQDSSSNYSFESIPVKTERIPTPVKVPKEKPKNVEGIFDVSELKRKYHTAEESRIIRKLSTTPIQKLKMIYQCEVCKLSFLHEDTIGKHMSAGTHGSKCMPCLQCGLLFTKLSLQRHTFMHHDILKLKPVDFKMRIYTSETYFYDVDSLPLSVENTAKMPSSSEATKIVIEQEIPPVIKTEAPTLFKCANCDVYFTSYDMCWEHTNNHTPLDSTEYIGCKICDLQLLCECLGVHMRGHRENTFDIDKVVVTEFQPQENEMPVMNTYLAAEKLKSKLISTTTDCGNED